A part of Streptomyces sp. NBC_00557 genomic DNA contains:
- a CDS encoding ABC transporter permease, translating to MAGDARLAWRLLRGAGRPEWWRLGLTAAGAASAAGPALAAVALASLHGHYRVPFGHGLLDDPGERSGVIAGLLLLLLPVLGFLGQCARIGAVHRDRRLAGLRLAGATPAQVRRIAALETGPACLLGSLLAGAVAVPVVLGVWSAPTGWTWTGFALVLLGVPLLGATAGALALRRVVASPLGRVRRVRPAGGRGPGLLFTAGVLLVLLLGLWSVASTSGTDRGRVPLTVFALVLAVGAGTVWLAGGAAGAVGRLLAGRARGAATLIAAERLRDDPWAAARTHAAVLLVTLAGTAFVGVRQALLAELREASRDHSLATDTAFYTTGIGLTGAALLVALLITLSGLAVGTAESVANRRSGLAAQVAAGVPRAVLGRALLLETALPLAPALVPAGAAGMAIGAGYGSLVDGGPHTVPYAALLVPLAVYGCCLLAAAGSLPLLRRSADPARLRYA from the coding sequence CTGGCGGGCGATGCGCGGCTGGCCTGGCGGTTGCTGCGGGGAGCCGGGCGGCCGGAGTGGTGGCGGCTCGGGCTGACCGCGGCCGGGGCGGCGTCGGCCGCCGGGCCGGCGCTCGCCGCCGTCGCCCTGGCCTCGCTGCACGGGCACTACCGGGTGCCCTTCGGCCACGGCCTGCTGGACGACCCCGGCGAGCGCTCCGGAGTGATCGCCGGCCTGCTGCTCCTGCTGCTGCCGGTGCTCGGGTTCCTGGGCCAGTGCGCGCGGATCGGCGCCGTGCACCGTGACCGCAGGCTGGCCGGGCTGCGGCTGGCGGGGGCCACCCCTGCGCAGGTGCGCAGGATCGCCGCGCTGGAGACCGGACCGGCCTGTCTGCTCGGCTCTCTGCTCGCCGGCGCCGTCGCGGTTCCCGTCGTGCTGGGCGTGTGGAGCGCTCCGACCGGATGGACGTGGACCGGCTTCGCACTGGTCTTGCTGGGGGTGCCGCTGCTCGGGGCGACGGCGGGCGCGCTGGCGCTGCGCCGGGTGGTGGCCTCGCCGCTCGGCCGGGTGCGCCGGGTGCGCCCGGCCGGCGGGCGCGGGCCGGGGCTGCTGTTCACGGCCGGGGTGCTGCTGGTGCTGCTGCTCGGGCTGTGGTCCGTGGCGAGCACCTCCGGCACCGACCGCGGGCGGGTGCCGTTGACGGTGTTCGCCCTGGTCCTGGCGGTCGGGGCGGGCACGGTCTGGCTGGCCGGGGGCGCGGCCGGGGCGGTGGGGCGGCTGCTGGCGGGCCGGGCCCGCGGGGCGGCGACGCTGATCGCTGCGGAGCGGCTGCGCGACGACCCCTGGGCGGCGGCCCGCACCCACGCGGCGGTGCTGCTGGTGACACTGGCCGGTACGGCCTTCGTCGGGGTCCGGCAGGCGCTTCTGGCCGAGCTGCGCGAGGCGAGCCGGGACCACTCGCTCGCCACGGACACGGCCTTCTACACGACGGGCATCGGCCTGACGGGCGCCGCGCTCCTCGTCGCCCTCCTGATCACACTGTCCGGACTCGCCGTCGGCACCGCCGAGTCGGTGGCGAACCGCCGCAGCGGCCTGGCCGCACAGGTCGCCGCCGGGGTGCCGCGGGCGGTGCTCGGCCGGGCGCTGCTGCTGGAGACGGCCCTGCCGCTGGCCCCCGCGCTGGTGCCGGCGGGCGCGGCGGGCATGGCGATCGGCGCCGGGTACGGCTCACTGGTCGACGGCGGCCCGCACACCGTGCCGTACGCCGCGCTTCTGGTTCCTCTCGCCGTGTACGGCTGCTGCCTGCTGGCGGCGGCCGGCTCGCTGCCCCTGCTGCGCCGCTCGGCGGACCCGGCCCGGCTGCGGTACGCGTGA
- a CDS encoding ABC transporter ATP-binding protein, whose protein sequence is MSEQGISAPVLTGRDLVKTHGRTQALRGACVDLHAGEILAVTGPSGSGKSTLLHCLAGIVRPDAGTVDYAGQRLDRLPEKRLSELRRTDFGVVFQFGQLIPELTAADNVALPLMLAGAGRAEAQQRAGEWLERFGVRAQQALRPGEMSGGQTQRVALARALVTGPSVVFADEPTGALDSLATEQVMTALVHSARTAGTAVLLITHDAQVAAYADRETRLHDGAVAPAGVAL, encoded by the coding sequence ATGAGCGAACAGGGCATCTCGGCCCCGGTTCTCACGGGCCGGGACCTCGTCAAGACCCACGGCAGGACACAGGCGCTGCGCGGTGCCTGCGTCGACCTGCACGCCGGCGAGATCCTTGCCGTGACGGGGCCCAGCGGCAGCGGCAAGTCCACGCTGCTGCACTGTCTGGCCGGTATCGTCCGGCCGGACGCGGGCACGGTGGACTATGCCGGGCAGCGGCTGGACCGGCTCCCGGAGAAGCGGCTGAGCGAGCTGCGCCGTACCGACTTCGGCGTGGTCTTCCAGTTCGGGCAGCTGATCCCGGAGCTGACGGCCGCGGACAACGTGGCGCTGCCGCTGATGCTGGCGGGAGCCGGCCGCGCCGAGGCCCAGCAGCGGGCCGGTGAGTGGCTGGAGCGGTTCGGGGTGCGCGCACAGCAGGCGCTGCGGCCCGGCGAGATGAGCGGCGGCCAGACGCAGCGGGTCGCCCTGGCCCGCGCGCTGGTGACCGGCCCCAGCGTGGTCTTCGCCGACGAGCCGACGGGCGCGCTGGACTCCCTCGCCACCGAACAGGTGATGACGGCCCTCGTCCACAGCGCCCGCACAGCGGGCACGGCGGTGCTCCTGATCACGCACGACGCCCAGGTAGCGGCCTACGCGGACCGCGAGACCCGGCTGCACGACGGCGCCGTGGCGCCGGCGGGGGTGGCGCTGTGA